The Metabacillus schmidteae genome has a segment encoding these proteins:
- a CDS encoding Dabb family protein: MVEHIVIFKFNGTTTVEQQTEAIQKLKNLKNEISGIVDIQAGLNFSERSQGFQLGLTVRFEDKQALEAYGPHEKHQAAVSYLEEIGLTDKIVVDFEI; the protein is encoded by the coding sequence ATGGTTGAGCATATCGTTATTTTTAAATTCAATGGTACAACTACTGTTGAACAACAAACAGAAGCAATTCAAAAGCTGAAAAATTTAAAAAATGAAATCTCCGGTATTGTTGATATTCAAGCTGGTTTGAATTTTTCGGAGCGAAGCCAGGGCTTTCAATTAGGTCTAACTGTACGCTTTGAAGATAAACAAGCCCTTGAAGCGTATGGTCCTCATGAAAAACACCAAGCGGCTGTTTCTTACTTAGAAGAAATTGGTCTCACAGACAAAATCGTCGTTGATTTTGAAATATAA
- a CDS encoding DEAD/DEAH box helicase — MTIRLNHQIIKEVCGITSFKRGSAFYHANKVVFDSYQDNQYNATVSGTENFHVTIKHDEKGEFRAACTCPKLASFDKDCQHVAAVLLSIYEQQRKVTGPVENNSSPDQLTEGLFGLFNGSSIRSSQHQRHFENRDVLEAEFICKPFKAEDGHHLLGIEISIQQQKVENIHLFLEKLKHGNSIKLASFTFNHDKHCFLKEDDMILQQLIGIVHDEKIYNDHRSSHAQLLLIPPTSFGKLFPLLLQAPIVKIEDKEKRYYRMKQSNDLLPIDFHLSRAHHNGYELSIDGLDKLVVFQPYQCVLYVNTVTFLESEDSNRLFEIQQMLKSSGTNRLMIPQNQIGIFIEKVVPGLRRLGKVSLSTDITNLMMKTPLVAKLYLDRIKNRLLASIEFQYDTIILNPLETREPPTNTLLIRDVEKENEILKLMEEAMFSKTEEGYYLQNEELEYEFLYYLVPKLHKLTQVYATTAVRSRLFKDKMKPQIRIRMKKERTNWLEFKFEMEGFAEKQIREVLAALEEKRKYYRLKNGSLLSLESKEFQEIQRFLQTPFLENKSLSNGLDLPFEQCIQLLDYVDSNESFQVEASFRDFLQTIRDPGSLDFPIPDSLESILKDYQKTGYKWMKTLAHYGFGGILADDMGLGKTIQSIAFIVSELSTIRDTKTSALIICPSSLTYNWLSELLTFAPEVQAVVLDGSRTDREALQKDLTNLDVVITSYPLLRKDIMWYEKQEFHSVFYDEAQAFKNPITQTARAVKKIKANNRFALTGTPVENSVEELWSIFHVVFPQLFLGLKDYSQLTNKTISRRIRPFLLRRIKEDVLHEFPKKYEEIDSVELLPEQKKLYAAYLAKLRHDTLKHLDKDTIRKNRIRILAGLTRLRQICCHPKLFVDGYTGSSAKFEQLFHIIEEAKHAGKRLLIFSQFTKMLELIGKELTLRGLSYFYLDGQTPSEERVEICQRYNQGERDYFLISLKAGGTGLNLMSADTVILYDTWWNPAVEEQAADRAHRIGQKNAVTVLKLVAKGTIEEKMNELQDKKRNLVEELIDSNGDISQSLTEDDIREILML; from the coding sequence TTGACAATAAGACTAAATCATCAAATCATAAAAGAAGTGTGTGGCATAACATCCTTTAAAAGAGGAAGTGCTTTTTATCACGCGAATAAAGTAGTCTTTGATTCTTATCAAGACAATCAATATAACGCAACAGTCTCTGGTACAGAAAATTTTCACGTAACTATAAAACATGATGAAAAAGGAGAATTCAGAGCGGCATGCACATGTCCCAAGCTAGCTTCCTTTGATAAAGATTGTCAGCATGTTGCTGCTGTATTGTTATCAATTTATGAACAGCAAAGAAAAGTGACAGGGCCGGTAGAAAATAACTCATCACCCGATCAATTAACAGAAGGATTATTTGGTTTATTTAATGGGTCTTCAATACGGTCAAGTCAACATCAAAGACACTTTGAAAATCGGGATGTACTGGAAGCGGAATTTATTTGTAAACCTTTCAAAGCGGAAGACGGACATCACTTACTTGGTATAGAGATAAGCATTCAACAACAAAAAGTTGAAAACATCCATTTGTTTTTAGAAAAATTAAAGCATGGGAATAGTATCAAACTTGCATCATTTACGTTTAATCATGACAAGCATTGCTTCCTCAAAGAAGATGATATGATTTTACAACAGCTTATTGGAATTGTTCATGACGAGAAAATATACAATGACCATAGATCATCTCATGCTCAGTTGTTATTGATTCCACCGACCTCATTTGGAAAGCTTTTTCCGCTGCTCTTGCAAGCACCGATCGTGAAGATAGAAGATAAGGAAAAACGATATTATAGGATGAAGCAATCAAACGATTTGCTTCCAATAGATTTTCATTTGAGTAGAGCACACCATAATGGCTATGAACTATCTATTGATGGGCTAGACAAACTGGTAGTTTTTCAGCCATATCAATGTGTTTTATATGTAAATACAGTTACATTTTTGGAGAGTGAAGATTCAAATCGATTATTTGAAATACAGCAGATGCTCAAATCCTCTGGCACTAATCGACTGATGATTCCTCAAAATCAAATAGGCATTTTTATTGAAAAAGTGGTTCCAGGTCTTCGTAGACTTGGCAAAGTATCCTTATCAACTGACATAACAAATTTAATGATGAAAACGCCATTAGTAGCAAAACTGTATTTAGATCGAATTAAAAATCGTTTACTTGCAAGTATTGAATTTCAATATGATACGATCATTCTTAATCCGCTTGAAACACGTGAGCCGCCAACGAACACATTGCTCATAAGGGATGTTGAAAAAGAAAATGAAATTTTAAAGCTAATGGAAGAGGCAATGTTTTCGAAAACAGAAGAAGGCTATTATCTTCAAAATGAAGAACTCGAATATGAATTTTTGTATTATCTTGTTCCAAAACTTCATAAGCTGACCCAAGTATATGCAACAACTGCTGTTCGCTCCCGCCTCTTTAAGGATAAGATGAAACCACAGATACGAATTAGAATGAAAAAGGAACGGACAAATTGGTTAGAGTTCAAGTTTGAAATGGAAGGATTTGCAGAAAAGCAAATCCGGGAAGTATTGGCAGCACTCGAGGAAAAAAGAAAATATTATCGATTAAAAAATGGCTCATTGCTTTCACTTGAATCGAAAGAGTTTCAGGAAATTCAACGTTTTCTTCAAACTCCTTTTCTTGAGAATAAAAGCTTATCTAATGGTCTGGATTTACCGTTTGAGCAGTGTATTCAACTGCTTGATTATGTCGATAGCAATGAATCATTTCAAGTAGAAGCTTCTTTTCGTGATTTTCTTCAAACAATTCGAGATCCCGGCAGTCTTGACTTTCCAATACCTGACAGCCTGGAATCGATTTTAAAGGATTATCAAAAAACAGGATACAAGTGGATGAAAACACTTGCTCACTATGGGTTCGGAGGAATACTGGCAGATGATATGGGTCTTGGGAAAACGATCCAAAGCATCGCATTTATTGTGTCAGAGCTTTCAACGATTCGTGACACGAAAACTTCTGCTCTTATTATTTGTCCTTCATCACTCACCTATAATTGGTTAAGTGAACTGCTCACGTTTGCTCCGGAAGTACAAGCTGTCGTATTAGATGGGAGCAGAACAGATCGTGAAGCCCTGCAAAAGGATTTAACAAACTTAGATGTCGTCATTACGTCTTATCCATTATTACGTAAAGACATTATGTGGTATGAAAAACAAGAATTTCATTCCGTATTTTATGATGAAGCACAAGCCTTTAAAAATCCTATAACACAAACTGCTAGAGCTGTTAAGAAAATTAAGGCAAACAATCGATTTGCTCTTACAGGTACTCCTGTAGAAAATTCAGTAGAAGAGCTTTGGTCGATTTTTCATGTTGTGTTTCCACAGCTGTTCTTAGGATTAAAGGATTATAGCCAGTTGACAAATAAGACGATATCACGCAGAATTCGTCCGTTTTTATTAAGACGAATAAAAGAGGACGTACTACATGAATTTCCTAAAAAATACGAAGAGATTGATTCTGTTGAACTTCTTCCAGAGCAAAAGAAACTTTATGCAGCGTATTTAGCAAAACTAAGACATGACACATTAAAACATTTAGATAAAGATACCATTCGAAAAAATAGAATTCGAATTTTAGCAGGATTAACGAGATTACGCCAAATTTGTTGTCATCCAAAACTGTTTGTAGACGGATATACAGGAAGTTCAGCAAAATTTGAACAGCTTTTTCACATTATTGAAGAAGCAAAACATGCCGGGAAAAGGTTGTTAATTTTTTCACAGTTCACGAAAATGTTGGAGCTCATTGGAAAAGAACTCACATTAAGAGGACTTTCATACTTTTATCTTGATGGACAAACTCCATCTGAAGAGCGGGTTGAAATTTGTCAGCGATACAATCAAGGGGAGAGAGATTACTTTCTCATCTCATTAAAAGCTGGAGGGACTGGCTTAAATTTGATGAGTGCGGATACAGTCATACTATATGATACATGGTGGAATCCTGCTGTAGAAGAGCAGGCAGCCGACCGTGCCCACCGTATTGGCCAGAAAAACGCTGTTACCGTGTTAAAGCTTGTTGCCAAAGGAACGATAGAAGAAAAAATGAATGAACTTCAAGATAAAAAAAGGAATCTTGTAGAGGAACTCATTGATTCCAACGGTGATATATCTCAAAGTCTAACAGAAGATGATATTAGAGAAATATTAATGCTGTAA
- a CDS encoding DMT family transporter: MKKIYVLLFLVLANLFWAGNYVFGEYLVAEMSPLQMTFSRWLIAVIFLVPLAHWIERPNWRNVWKEWKTLFILALLGVISYNFLLYEALQYTTSLNAALVNSINPAVIVLFSVLFLKEKISSKNGIGLVVSLLGVLLVLTKGQLHLIIHNAYNQGDLLMLIAILVWTIYSIIGRKTKEIPPISATSISVIFALIIMLPMVVVSGSNFNFHLSQHAVMGIVYMGIFPSVGSFIFWNISLRQIDASKAGVYLNLITVFTAIFSLLLGNSISFVQVIGGILVFIGVYLTSVKGNKEKVQKLSVIKT; encoded by the coding sequence ATGAAGAAAATCTATGTCCTCTTATTCCTTGTGTTAGCAAACTTGTTTTGGGCCGGTAACTACGTTTTTGGAGAGTATTTGGTTGCTGAAATGTCGCCTCTTCAAATGACCTTTTCAAGATGGCTAATCGCAGTTATCTTTTTAGTTCCGCTTGCCCATTGGATCGAACGGCCAAATTGGAGAAATGTTTGGAAAGAGTGGAAAACTCTTTTTATTTTAGCCCTGCTTGGAGTCATTAGTTATAATTTTCTGTTGTATGAAGCATTGCAATATACGACTTCCCTTAATGCTGCTTTAGTGAACTCGATTAATCCTGCTGTAATTGTATTATTTTCTGTTTTATTTTTAAAAGAAAAAATATCTTCAAAAAATGGAATTGGTTTAGTTGTCTCTCTTCTAGGTGTCCTTCTAGTTTTAACGAAGGGTCAATTACATCTGATTATTCATAACGCCTATAATCAGGGGGATCTGCTCATGTTAATCGCAATCCTAGTTTGGACAATCTATTCAATTATTGGCAGGAAAACAAAAGAGATTCCACCTATTTCAGCTACTTCAATATCTGTCATTTTTGCGTTAATCATCATGCTTCCAATGGTTGTGGTGTCAGGGTCTAACTTTAATTTTCATTTAAGTCAACATGCTGTCATGGGTATTGTATATATGGGGATTTTCCCTTCAGTAGGATCTTTTATATTTTGGAATATCTCACTTCGTCAAATAGATGCAAGTAAAGCTGGAGTTTATTTGAATTTAATTACTGTATTTACAGCAATTTTCAGTCTATTACTTGGAAATTCCATATCCTTTGTCCAAGTTATAGGAGGTATATTAGTCTTTATTGGAGTTTATTTAACAAGTGTAAAAGGTAATAAAGAAAAAGTGCAAAAACTTTCGGTAATAAAGACCTAG
- a CDS encoding nucleotide excision repair endonuclease yields the protein MINIEIPKSDVSIIKRKQPAQDNTPVIKSIGGFIDLHEIPRDKGGVILFYNRQDELLFVGKARKLRQRVKKHLEDTVSPLKNHRDEIFRIDVSIVEDPMEREIYETYLINTLQAKYNVDKVFYK from the coding sequence TTGATAAATATTGAAATACCAAAGAGTGATGTTTCGATCATCAAAAGAAAGCAACCTGCACAAGATAACACACCTGTCATAAAATCTATTGGAGGATTTATCGATCTTCATGAAATCCCTAGAGATAAAGGCGGAGTAATTTTATTTTACAACAGACAAGATGAGCTGCTGTTTGTCGGCAAAGCAAGAAAACTAAGACAACGTGTTAAAAAACATCTTGAAGATACCGTTTCACCATTAAAAAATCATCGAGATGAAATATTTCGTATAGATGTTTCTATCGTAGAAGATCCAATGGAAAGAGAAATTTACGAAACGTATTTGATCAATACGCTTCAAGCAAAATACAATGTGGACAAGGTGTTTTATAAATAA
- a CDS encoding alpha/beta hydrolase has translation MLKQLKKFVLSCMMMILLCVLGIMITVEYWSHTEAGKVPVKTGVLLHAVDQRIVTSGMKVPKIFTGSGESRFFRKDMMIPMSDGEEIPVRIYQPKAEGQHPIILYYHGGAFLEGYGNIQTHDNIVRALASKTNSVVISVEYRLAPTYPFPTATEDSFQALVWAEKHADLFHGDPSKLAVVGDSAGGNLATVVTLMARDRNGPNIAAQALLYPLTTFQDVPFASRDSYDNGYYFISRGVMEKAREYYTPDEKMWSNPYTSPLDANLENLPPALIITAEFDPLRDEGEEYAKRLAQFDTPVTASRYNGVMHGFVSLYEVMHRGKQALNETATYLNTALQENPEYQPNSFTINDEQPALTKLQERGEAYAIGAFLIGKQAFTMLTSW, from the coding sequence ATGTTAAAGCAACTAAAGAAATTCGTCCTCTCATGTATGATGATGATTTTACTTTGTGTTCTTGGAATTATGATAACAGTGGAGTATTGGAGTCACACAGAAGCAGGGAAAGTACCAGTCAAAACAGGTGTTCTATTACATGCAGTTGATCAGCGTATTGTAACTTCCGGGATGAAAGTTCCAAAAATCTTTACAGGTTCTGGAGAATCACGTTTTTTTCGTAAAGATATGATGATTCCTATGTCTGATGGGGAAGAGATACCAGTAAGAATCTATCAACCTAAGGCAGAAGGACAGCATCCTATTATTCTCTATTACCACGGTGGAGCTTTCTTAGAAGGTTATGGTAACATTCAAACTCATGATAATATTGTTCGCGCTTTAGCCTCTAAAACTAACAGTGTCGTCATTTCTGTTGAGTACCGCTTGGCACCTACATATCCTTTTCCAACTGCGACAGAGGATAGCTTTCAGGCACTTGTATGGGCAGAGAAACATGCTGATTTATTCCATGGAGATCCTTCTAAACTTGCTGTTGTCGGCGATAGTGCCGGGGGAAATCTCGCAACAGTCGTAACATTGATGGCCCGTGACCGCAACGGACCTAACATAGCTGCTCAAGCATTATTATATCCTCTCACAACGTTCCAAGATGTTCCTTTTGCTTCACGTGACAGTTATGATAACGGCTATTATTTCATCTCAAGAGGTGTCATGGAAAAAGCAAGAGAGTATTACACTCCTGATGAAAAAATGTGGTCAAACCCATACACATCACCACTAGACGCAAATCTTGAAAACCTTCCTCCTGCGTTAATCATTACAGCTGAATTTGACCCGCTCCGTGATGAGGGAGAAGAATATGCAAAACGTTTAGCCCAATTTGATACTCCGGTCACCGCGTCTCGATACAATGGAGTCATGCACGGATTTGTTTCATTATATGAGGTTATGCATAGGGGAAAACAAGCTTTAAACGAAACGGCAACTTACTTAAATACTGCTCTTCAGGAAAACCCTGAATATCAACCGAATAGCTTTACAATAAATGATGAGCAACCAGCATTAACAAAACTTCAAGAACGTGGAGAAGCATATGCAATCGGAGCCTTTTTAATCGGAAAACAAGCTTTTACTATGTTAACATCTTGGTAA